A stretch of the Drosophila sulfurigaster albostrigata strain 15112-1811.04 chromosome 2L, ASM2355843v2, whole genome shotgun sequence genome encodes the following:
- the LOC133846575 gene encoding larval cuticle protein A2B, translated as MFSLVSIFVLGVAAAAAIELPLGSIYHAPAVAIAKPLLKTVEVEAPAHYDFSYSVRDDHTGDIKSQTESRKGDQVQGQYTLIDADGYQRIVDYTSDAHNGFNAVVRREPLGHKVIKAAPIAKLVAPIPIAYAQPKLLAAPAKLPLSLYH; from the exons ATGTTCTCT CTCGTGTCAATCTTTGTGCTGggcgttgccgctgccgctgccattgaACTGCCATTGGGTTCCATCTATCATGCTCCCGCCGTGGCCATTGCGAAGCCCCTCCTCAAGACCGTCGAGGTGGAGGCGCCAGCTCACTACGATTTCAGCTACTCGGTGCGCGATGATCACACCGGCGACATCAAGAGCCAGACGGAGTCACGCAAGGGTGATCAGGTTCAGGGTCAGTACACTCTGATCGATGCCGATGGCTATCAGCGCATTGTGGATTACACCTCGGATGCCCACAACGGTTTCAATGCTGTTGTGCGCCGTGAACCTCTGGGCCACAAGGTGATCAAGGCTGCACCCATTGCCAAGCTGGTTGCTCCCATTCCCATTGCCTATGCGCAGCCCAAGCTTCTCGCTGCTCCCGCCAAGCTGCCACTCAGCCTCTATCACTAA
- the LOC133835152 gene encoding cuticle protein 8: MNTLTICLSFSLILCAAFVEGGLILGHADELLSSPPQYEFHYAVHDTHTGDVKDQFEHRRGGYVTGRYSLVEPDGHRRIVDYSADPLLGFNAQVRREPISIITRH, encoded by the exons ATGAATACTTTG ACTATTTGCCTGTCCTTTAGCCTGATCCTTTGCGCTGCTTTCGTCGAAGGCGGTTTGATTCTGGGCCACGCTGATGAGCTGCTTTCAAGTCCTCCTCAGTACGAGTTCCATTATGCTGTTCACGACACTCACACCGGCGATGTGAAGGATCAGTTCGAGCACCGACGGGGCGGATACGTAACGGGTCGTTACTCCCTTGTTGAACCCGATGGTCATCGTCGCATCGTCGACTACAGCGCCGATCCGCTGCTTGGCTTCAATGCTCAAGTGCGTCGTGAACCCATCTCGATCATCACACGTCATTAA